A single genomic interval of Halobacillus halophilus DSM 2266 harbors:
- a CDS encoding NCS1 family transporter, with the protein MDKKDNHLKSPDLMPIPHHEKKIGTLGFTFMWIGMAVVLAAFAIGGAGVQSISLIWVVLGTLLGTLLIGFAITLTADIGIEHGISFPVYMRAPFGTLGTHFPSVVRGLAASMWFGINTFFGSTAINGILNILTGFDNWFVCYVLFALFQLFNTALGIKAVEKFADLAAPIIILIGIWMYFNLAGEASAQNKDIWGWVESPVTGGAAFTAFVIVVVSNMGYWATLAADISSISRFIKAPKHERNWVKRNKGALVGSLVGLPLTQTFIVVLGAVSYIAVSNFDPVVALQESASGLVLGILLLMIVLAQWSTNVSANIVPAATIFSNVGGPKLPFWAGVFIAGLIGTVIQPWSIFNLLIPVLLIAAAILSVIVGIIFADYYLLRKRRMNVHDLYKSGGQYRYDGGINWAGVISWAIGSVAAYTFSTYSFFVGFGVGALLYYLLAKHWYFKKHPQAEIENPSDEEYLGITVGRDWNIGEGFAEEKIGRKTGTESAPAKVDV; encoded by the coding sequence ATGGATAAAAAAGATAATCATTTAAAGTCTCCGGACCTCATGCCTATTCCTCACCACGAAAAGAAAATCGGCACCCTCGGATTTACATTTATGTGGATTGGAATGGCTGTTGTACTCGCCGCCTTTGCGATTGGCGGAGCAGGCGTCCAATCCATTTCCCTCATCTGGGTGGTACTCGGAACGCTGCTTGGGACCCTGTTAATAGGGTTCGCCATCACGCTGACCGCAGATATCGGCATTGAACACGGTATTTCCTTTCCCGTTTACATGAGAGCTCCTTTTGGAACCCTTGGAACCCACTTCCCTTCCGTAGTCAGAGGGCTGGCTGCATCGATGTGGTTTGGGATCAACACGTTTTTTGGCTCTACAGCTATTAATGGAATCTTAAATATCTTAACGGGTTTTGATAACTGGTTTGTCTGCTACGTCCTTTTTGCCTTATTCCAATTATTTAATACAGCGCTTGGGATTAAAGCCGTAGAGAAATTCGCCGATCTAGCAGCCCCGATCATTATTTTAATCGGTATCTGGATGTATTTTAATCTGGCCGGTGAAGCTTCAGCTCAGAACAAGGATATATGGGGATGGGTTGAGAGCCCTGTTACAGGGGGAGCAGCCTTCACGGCTTTTGTCATTGTCGTTGTGAGTAACATGGGATACTGGGCAACACTTGCGGCCGATATTTCGTCCATTTCCCGGTTTATTAAAGCGCCCAAGCATGAAAGAAACTGGGTAAAACGGAATAAGGGAGCTTTGGTTGGAAGCCTGGTCGGTCTGCCGCTGACACAGACCTTCATTGTCGTTCTTGGCGCAGTCTCGTATATTGCCGTATCGAACTTTGACCCGGTTGTCGCCCTTCAGGAATCGGCCAGCGGATTAGTCTTAGGTATTCTTCTATTAATGATTGTGCTGGCGCAGTGGTCCACCAACGTCTCCGCTAATATCGTGCCGGCGGCGACCATCTTCTCGAATGTCGGCGGACCTAAGCTTCCTTTCTGGGCCGGGGTGTTTATTGCCGGTTTGATTGGAACAGTCATTCAGCCATGGAGTATCTTCAATCTGCTGATTCCGGTCTTACTTATTGCGGCTGCTATCCTCTCCGTGATCGTCGGAATTATTTTCGCCGATTATTACCTTTTGAGAAAACGGAGAATGAATGTCCACGATTTATATAAAAGTGGAGGGCAGTACCGGTACGATGGCGGTATCAACTGGGCGGGCGTCATTTCCTGGGCAATAGGCAGTGTCGCCGCTTACACGTTCAGTACCTATTCCTTCTTTGTAGGATTTGGAGTCGGTGCTCTTCTTTACTACTTGCTTGCAAAACACTGGTATTTCAAAAAACATCCGCAGGCAGAGATTGAAAACCCGAGTGATGAAGAATACCTGGGCATAACGGTCGGACGTGACTGGAATATCGGGGAAGGCTTTGCGGAAGAGAAAATTGGCCGGAAAACAGGAACAGAATCAGCCCCGGCTAAAGTCGATGTTTAA
- the ald gene encoding alanine dehydrogenase: protein MKIGIPREIKNHENRVAITPAGAANLIKEGHEVVLEKGAGEGSGFTDHDYAQVGVTIVDTAAEAWETQMVMKVKEPIAEEYHYFYKGLILFTFLHLAADEKLTRALSEKKVVAIAYETVQLTDGTLPLLTPMSEVAGRMAAQKGAQYLEKPSSGKGILLGGVPGVKRGKVTIIGGGVVGTNAAKIAVGFGADVTMIDLNPERIRQLDDLFGSSINTLMSNPLNIGEAVREADLVIGAVLLPGAKAPRLVTEEMVQAMRQGSVIIDVAVDQGGIVETVDHVTTHDDPIYIKYGVVHYAVGNMPGAVPRTSTMALTNVTIPYAIQIANKGHERACLENEALLKGLNVVNGYVTYKEVAEVHELSFMDGANALRTKRYAEKFV, encoded by the coding sequence ATGAAGATTGGGATTCCAAGAGAAATAAAGAATCATGAAAATCGGGTGGCCATCACCCCTGCTGGGGCTGCGAATCTTATAAAGGAAGGCCACGAAGTTGTGTTGGAGAAAGGGGCTGGGGAAGGCTCAGGTTTTACGGATCATGATTATGCTCAGGTGGGTGTAACGATCGTGGATACAGCGGCTGAAGCCTGGGAAACTCAGATGGTGATGAAGGTAAAAGAACCAATCGCAGAAGAGTATCACTACTTTTATAAAGGGTTGATTCTATTTACCTTTCTTCATCTGGCCGCGGATGAGAAGCTTACTAGAGCCCTGAGCGAGAAAAAGGTCGTAGCGATCGCTTATGAGACGGTGCAATTAACCGACGGCACGCTGCCACTTTTGACTCCCATGAGTGAAGTGGCTGGACGCATGGCCGCACAAAAAGGCGCTCAATACTTAGAAAAGCCAAGCAGTGGGAAAGGCATTTTGCTTGGTGGTGTTCCCGGTGTAAAAAGAGGTAAGGTGACGATTATTGGCGGAGGAGTCGTAGGCACAAATGCAGCGAAAATTGCCGTCGGCTTCGGGGCCGATGTTACGATGATAGACTTAAATCCCGAACGGATCCGTCAGCTCGATGATCTGTTTGGTTCTTCGATCAATACATTAATGTCCAATCCATTAAACATAGGGGAAGCGGTTCGGGAAGCCGATCTGGTCATAGGAGCGGTCTTGCTTCCAGGAGCAAAGGCCCCGCGCCTTGTTACAGAAGAGATGGTTCAAGCTATGAGGCAGGGGTCCGTAATTATTGATGTAGCTGTGGATCAGGGAGGTATCGTCGAGACGGTGGATCACGTAACCACGCATGACGATCCGATTTATATAAAGTATGGAGTGGTGCACTACGCGGTAGGAAATATGCCGGGGGCTGTTCCCCGGACTTCAACAATGGCGCTGACGAATGTGACGATTCCTTACGCTATCCAGATCGCCAATAAGGGCCATGAGCGAGCGTGTCTTGAAAATGAAGCGTTGTTAAAAGGGCTGAATGTGGTGAATGGCTATGTAACGTATAAAGAAGTGGCTGAAGTCCACGAGCTGAGCTTTATGGATGGAGCGAATGCGTTGCGGACTAAGAGGTACGCAGAGAAGTTTGTTTAA
- a CDS encoding IS3-like element ISHaha3 family transposase (programmed frameshift) has protein sequence MSKLTSQEKYLIVQRYLTENVSFRDLEKEFGVDSSSIRYWVKLSEYHGSEAFDFPYTNYSAAFKLKVIQRIEEEEYSIREASAMFHIPDFSMVRRWRKKWLEGGKEALESTRKGPTQMTSHKKKEDSMDSYEALKKENERLRMENEYFKKVRDLSSKKESISKEEQAQVIDELRFHFPVKQLTEIADIPRSTYYHWKEKQLEPKTDRPLKELITSIFKEHKGRYGYRRIENELRNLGHEVNHKKVYRLMKELGLQSTVKMKKYRSYKGKVGQTAPNILNRNFKADQPNQKWVTDITEFKLFGEKLYLSPVLDLFNGEIITYTIGSRPTYSLVNNMLDQAFERLHPSDELVMHSDQGWHYQMAPYRKKLKDHQVTQSMSRKGNCHDNAVMENFFGIMKSEFLYLREFESVAHFKQELEEYIHYYNHKRIKSKLRISPISYRARFQESA, from the exons ATGTCTAAACTTACTTCTCAAGAAAAGTACCTGATCGTCCAACGTTATCTCACGGAAAATGTCAGTTTCCGTGACTTAGAAAAAGAGTTTGGAGTGGATAGTTCTTCCATCCGTTATTGGGTGAAATTATCCGAATATCATGGTAGTGAAGCCTTCGACTTCCCCTATACAAACTATTCAGCTGCCTTTAAACTGAAAGTAATTCAACGTATAGAGGAAGAAGAATATTCGATTCGAGAAGCTTCCGCTATGTTTCACATCCCCGATTTCTCCATGGTACGCCGATGGCGTAAGAAGTGGCTGGAAGGCGGAAAAGAAGCCCTTGAATCTACAAGGAAGGGGCCAACACAGATGACGTCTCATAAGAAGAAAGAAGATTCAATGGATTCTTATGAAGCCTTAAAGAAAGAGAATGAACGCTTACGGATGGAAAATGAATACT TTAAAAAAGTTAGAGACCTTAGCTCAAAAAAAGAAAGCATCTCGAAAGAAGAACAAGCGCAAGTAATCGATGAGTTAAGGTTTCATTTTCCAGTTAAACAGCTGACGGAAATAGCTGATATCCCTAGAAGTACCTATTACCATTGGAAAGAAAAGCAACTCGAGCCAAAAACGGACCGACCATTAAAGGAGCTTATCACCTCCATTTTTAAAGAACATAAAGGTCGCTACGGCTATCGCCGCATTGAAAATGAGCTTCGTAATCTAGGTCATGAAGTGAACCATAAAAAAGTCTATCGTCTTATGAAAGAACTGGGGCTTCAGTCTACGGTGAAAATGAAGAAATATCGTTCTTATAAAGGGAAAGTTGGTCAAACGGCTCCAAACATCTTAAATCGGAATTTCAAGGCGGATCAGCCGAATCAGAAATGGGTGACAGACATTACGGAGTTCAAGCTATTTGGCGAGAAGCTTTATCTTTCCCCTGTCTTAGATCTATTCAATGGAGAAATCATCACGTACACAATTGGTTCCAGACCCACCTATTCCTTGGTGAACAACATGTTAGACCAAGCATTTGAACGCCTTCATCCATCGGATGAACTGGTTATGCACTCCGACCAGGGATGGCATTACCAAATGGCTCCCTATCGAAAGAAATTGAAAGACCATCAAGTTACCCAAAGCATGTCCAGAAAAGGGAATTGTCATGATAACGCCGTTATGGAGAACTTTTTCGGTATCATGAAATCGGAATTCCTTTATTTAAGAGAATTTGAAAGTGTGGCCCATTTCAAACAAGAATTAGAGGAATATATCCATTATTATAATCATAAACGCATCAAATCGAAGCTCAGAATAAGCCCCATTTCCTATCGAGCCCGCTTTCAAGAATCGGCGTGA
- a CDS encoding ArsR/SmtB family transcription factor — MKVEVVSEKIVKKVEKDTCDTFCYDEELVERVQPKMDDVLGVELIFKALSDSTRLKIAYALTLEEELCVCDVANIIRSTNATASHHLRLLRNMGLAKYRKEGKLVFYSLADEHVHQLVNIAMTHAHEK, encoded by the coding sequence ATGAAGGTGGAAGTTGTGAGTGAAAAAATAGTGAAAAAAGTTGAAAAAGATACATGCGATACGTTTTGTTACGATGAAGAGCTCGTAGAACGCGTCCAGCCTAAAATGGATGATGTACTGGGAGTCGAACTTATATTCAAAGCTTTATCCGATTCAACCCGGTTAAAGATTGCTTACGCGTTAACGCTAGAAGAAGAATTGTGTGTCTGCGATGTTGCCAATATTATACGTTCAACAAACGCTACCGCCTCGCACCATTTACGCTTACTACGAAACATGGGGTTAGCGAAATATCGAAAAGAAGGAAAGCTGGTCTTTTATTCATTAGCAGATGAACATGTGCATCAGCTGGTAAACATTGCGATGACACATGCCCATGAAAAATAA
- a CDS encoding aspartate aminotransferase family protein: MTKADVKNDLLTKDEKYVWHSMKPYKPEDTMVAKSAKGSWITDVEGNRYLDAMSGLWCVNIGYGREELAQAAFEQMKELSYMPMTQSHVSAIQLGEKINQLLGDDYVIFFSNSGSEANEAAFKMVRQYHQQKGDYYRTKFISRYRAYHGNSTSSLAATGQAQRKYKYEPLGPGFLHVAPPDEYRNDHSEKDQWGAQDIDRVMTWEHSESIAGVIMEPIITGGGVIVPPEQYMKEVKAVCERHGALMIVDEVICGFGRTGKPFGFMNYDVKPDIITMAKGITSAYLPLSATAVKREVYEAFCGSEPYDFFRHINTFGGHPAACAVALKNIEIMEKENLFDRSRALGEAARNELRHRLGAHKYVGDIRGKGLLMGIELVEDKETKEPLEVSKVNQVIGYCKDQGILIGKNGMTVAGYNNVLTLSPPLTIEEEDMQLLLNTLVDALHQL; the protein is encoded by the coding sequence TTGACAAAAGCTGATGTGAAGAACGATCTGCTGACAAAAGACGAAAAATATGTATGGCATTCGATGAAACCTTATAAACCTGAGGATACAATGGTAGCCAAAAGTGCGAAAGGTTCCTGGATTACGGATGTAGAAGGGAACCGTTATCTTGACGCTATGTCGGGATTGTGGTGTGTCAATATTGGATATGGAAGAGAAGAATTAGCTCAGGCTGCTTTCGAGCAAATGAAAGAATTATCCTATATGCCGATGACACAGAGTCATGTATCCGCGATTCAATTAGGAGAAAAAATTAATCAACTTTTAGGTGATGACTATGTCATTTTCTTTTCCAACAGCGGGTCGGAAGCGAATGAAGCGGCCTTTAAAATGGTCCGGCAGTACCATCAGCAAAAAGGGGATTATTACCGTACCAAATTTATATCCAGGTACCGGGCGTATCATGGAAACTCTACCAGCTCGCTCGCTGCGACGGGGCAGGCTCAGCGCAAGTATAAATATGAGCCGCTGGGTCCGGGTTTCCTGCACGTAGCTCCGCCCGATGAATATCGGAATGATCACAGTGAGAAGGATCAGTGGGGAGCGCAGGATATCGACCGCGTGATGACGTGGGAACATAGTGAATCCATCGCCGGGGTCATTATGGAACCGATCATTACGGGGGGAGGCGTAATTGTTCCGCCAGAGCAATATATGAAAGAAGTAAAAGCCGTATGTGAACGGCACGGCGCCCTTATGATCGTGGATGAAGTCATCTGTGGGTTTGGCCGGACAGGCAAGCCATTTGGATTTATGAATTATGACGTCAAACCGGATATCATCACAATGGCTAAAGGAATTACAAGCGCCTACCTGCCGCTTTCTGCAACCGCAGTTAAAAGAGAGGTTTATGAAGCCTTTTGCGGCAGCGAACCGTATGATTTTTTCCGCCATATCAATACGTTCGGCGGTCACCCGGCAGCCTGTGCGGTTGCGCTTAAGAATATCGAGATTATGGAAAAAGAAAATCTGTTCGACCGATCCAGGGCGCTTGGAGAAGCCGCGAGAAATGAACTCCGTCACCGTCTTGGGGCTCATAAGTATGTGGGAGATATACGTGGCAAAGGCCTTTTGATGGGAATTGAACTCGTGGAGGATAAAGAGACAAAGGAGCCGCTCGAAGTGAGCAAAGTCAACCAGGTGATTGGCTATTGCAAAGACCAGGGCATTTTAATAGGTAAGAACGGGATGACGGTGGCTGGGTATAATAACGTTCTCACTCTGTCGCCCCCGCTCACCATCGAGGAAGAAGACATGCAATTGTTGCTCAACACCTTGGTCGATGCACTCCATCAGTTGTAG
- a CDS encoding heavy metal translocating P-type ATPase — translation MSQIEKQQESSCCSNESTSPVNGESGTVVKETEPTSCCSRESDKSVQSTESATCCSKEGDEAVQLKEPTSCCSKENGAAIEEAASETSSCCSNSTSNDESQETHTGKSSLSRSSGITVFNVSGMDCPSCAATIEKSLGQQDGFQTVEVHYGTGKLKVEARDEEALQEVPILVRKLGFEAERVQDKKNTQTYLIEGMDCGSCAKTIEKHLGSQSRVNEVSVNFSTGKMQIDHNTSSEEIIQEVGKSGFTASLETSRKTEDNETKKKPKDIRTTVSGVLLALGFISSFTNLPALLITLLYAGSIVIGGYKPARSAFYSIKSRSLDMNVLMASAAIGAALIGEWFEGAMVVWLFALGNTLQNRSIERTRDSIRSLINLAPSEATVKVGNEWVRKPVESISIQDRILVKPGEKLPLDGEVVAGSSSINQAPITGESLPVDKHEGDTVFAGTINEHGSLEIRVTKLVEDTTIAGIIHLVEEAQEKKAPTQAFVDRFARVYTPIVFSLALLVMVLPPLAGFGSFGEWVYKGLALLVVACPCALVISTPVAIVSAIGNAAKNGVLIKGGTFLEKAGAVQAIAFDKTGTLTEGKPRVSQVFALNDQTDELLRMAHTIETHSTHPIAKAITAYAEEREISVKDGLNYQAIAGKGAKATIDGVDYFAGNPKLFEEMEIPLDKIRDHIHSIQHEGGSIVIVGTRTEIIGVIGVADTIREITLDSIQKLKSTGLKEMVMLTGDNEGTAKKVADSAGVDRYFSDLMPEEKVTAVKKLQAEGKSVAMVGDGINDAPALATADLGIAMGGAGTDTAMETADIVLMADNLEKLPYTIKLSRRSLKIIKQNVWFSLITKFAALLLIFPGFLTLWMAVLSDTGAALVVILNSMRLLRQK, via the coding sequence ATGAGTCAGATAGAAAAACAGCAAGAAAGCAGCTGCTGTTCAAACGAGAGCACTTCGCCTGTAAACGGGGAAAGCGGAACAGTTGTTAAAGAAACGGAACCAACATCGTGCTGCAGTAGAGAAAGTGATAAATCAGTTCAATCAACTGAAAGTGCAACGTGCTGTAGTAAAGAAGGTGATGAAGCTGTTCAATTAAAGGAACCAACATCGTGCTGCAGTAAAGAAAATGGAGCAGCTATTGAAGAAGCAGCATCTGAAACGTCCAGCTGCTGCAGCAATAGTACCTCTAATGACGAGAGCCAGGAAACACATACAGGAAAGTCATCCCTTTCGCGTTCCTCCGGAATAACCGTTTTTAACGTCTCTGGGATGGACTGTCCTTCCTGCGCCGCCACCATTGAAAAAAGTCTGGGGCAGCAGGATGGTTTTCAAACCGTGGAAGTTCATTATGGAACTGGGAAGCTGAAGGTGGAGGCAAGAGACGAGGAAGCCTTACAGGAAGTTCCCATCCTTGTACGGAAACTAGGCTTCGAAGCTGAAAGGGTCCAGGATAAAAAGAATACTCAAACCTATCTTATTGAAGGAATGGATTGTGGTTCCTGCGCAAAAACCATTGAAAAACATCTGGGCAGTCAGTCGCGGGTGAATGAAGTAAGTGTAAACTTTTCTACGGGTAAGATGCAGATTGATCATAATACTTCATCAGAAGAAATCATTCAGGAAGTAGGGAAATCAGGTTTTACAGCTTCTCTGGAAACCTCAAGAAAAACAGAAGATAATGAAACAAAGAAGAAACCCAAGGATATAAGAACCACCGTTTCCGGGGTTTTACTGGCTTTAGGTTTTATAAGTTCCTTTACGAATCTTCCTGCTTTGCTGATCACACTGCTCTATGCAGGTTCCATTGTAATCGGAGGCTACAAGCCGGCTCGAAGTGCGTTTTATTCCATAAAAAGCCGGTCATTGGATATGAACGTTCTAATGGCATCTGCCGCTATAGGTGCTGCCCTTATTGGTGAATGGTTTGAAGGTGCGATGGTTGTCTGGCTGTTTGCGCTTGGGAACACGCTCCAAAACAGATCCATTGAGCGAACGAGGGATTCTATACGAAGTCTCATTAATCTTGCTCCATCTGAAGCTACTGTAAAGGTAGGAAACGAGTGGGTAAGGAAACCAGTTGAGAGTATTTCCATTCAGGACAGAATTCTCGTTAAACCAGGAGAGAAATTGCCTCTCGATGGGGAAGTCGTTGCAGGTTCATCAAGCATCAATCAGGCCCCGATTACGGGAGAGTCTCTTCCTGTGGATAAACATGAGGGCGATACCGTTTTTGCGGGAACGATTAATGAGCACGGCTCTCTTGAGATCCGCGTAACCAAACTGGTAGAAGATACAACGATTGCAGGGATTATTCATCTCGTAGAAGAGGCTCAGGAGAAAAAAGCTCCAACTCAAGCCTTCGTGGATCGTTTCGCCAGAGTGTACACGCCGATTGTTTTCAGTCTGGCGCTGCTTGTGATGGTGCTTCCGCCTCTTGCCGGCTTCGGAAGCTTTGGCGAATGGGTATATAAAGGTCTTGCTCTGCTGGTAGTTGCGTGTCCATGTGCTCTCGTCATATCTACTCCCGTCGCGATTGTTTCAGCGATTGGAAATGCAGCCAAGAACGGAGTGTTAATTAAGGGAGGAACCTTCCTTGAGAAAGCAGGAGCTGTTCAGGCGATAGCTTTTGATAAAACCGGAACATTAACAGAAGGAAAACCGAGAGTTTCTCAAGTATTTGCATTGAACGATCAGACTGACGAGCTCCTCCGTATGGCTCATACCATCGAAACTCACTCGACTCATCCTATTGCTAAAGCGATTACGGCTTATGCAGAAGAAAGAGAAATCAGTGTAAAAGACGGCTTGAATTACCAGGCGATTGCAGGAAAAGGCGCGAAAGCCACTATTGATGGCGTCGACTACTTTGCCGGAAACCCCAAACTTTTCGAAGAGATGGAGATTCCACTGGATAAAATTCGTGATCATATTCATTCCATTCAGCATGAGGGCGGATCGATCGTCATCGTAGGTACTCGCACAGAGATTATTGGTGTGATAGGCGTAGCGGACACAATTCGAGAGATCACGCTCGACTCTATTCAGAAACTGAAAAGCACAGGGCTGAAAGAAATGGTTATGCTGACAGGGGATAATGAAGGAACAGCTAAAAAGGTTGCCGATTCAGCAGGGGTAGACCGCTACTTTTCAGACTTGATGCCCGAAGAAAAAGTAACGGCTGTTAAAAAGCTGCAGGCAGAAGGAAAAAGTGTAGCGATGGTTGGAGATGGAATTAACGATGCACCGGCGCTTGCCACAGCTGATCTCGGCATTGCCATGGGCGGTGCAGGGACAGATACAGCTATGGAAACGGCCGATATTGTTTTAATGGCTGATAATTTAGAAAAACTGCCCTATACCATCAAGTTAAGCCGGCGTTCCTTAAAGATTATTAAACAGAATGTGTGGTTCTCTTTAATTACGAAATTTGCAGCACTGCTGTTAATCTTCCCGGGCTTCTTGACCTTATGGATGGCGGTTTTAAGTGATACAGGAGCGGCTCTGGTGGTTATTTTAAACAGCATGAGATTATTAAGACAGAAATAG
- a CDS encoding PucR family transcriptional regulator codes for MKYRISLENILDRKLFASAKVVAGQKGMDRQVKWVHVFETIEVRGNLKGGELVLATGFGWKDDESLFLNLLEQMIQRNVAGICIELGSFIDHISEEAIQLADKHDFPIIIFEEEVSFVDITQDIHAHLINQQYELITNLEDYSQRLNKRLLKIDNYFEILKNLQQYVNCQLIYIAKDHRIVTIPAMREKERESMLASIQNSSSKQLVKQTVQVFEREFATIYLISSCREFTEFESLLLDRTATALAQYLLRELYTEEKRKARETEWLLEWLQGEHSPEEIKDHLSFYKIHQPVSGAVVLTVKLKMAEGRDNNLDLAYLNMLIHNIFDQNGYFVFAVEKRHLLTFILLNKKGEEDWKIRIKRGIERLKKISLLNDSSIDSFQIAGGKFVRELNLLHESFQTAQETLSIQNKMPAGHFKYFYEDMHMYRLISLVHKHSNLNGLVEEYLEPIIQYDQKHNANLLETLRVYLSCNGSKKETADRVFVVRQTLYHRLEKLEKLLGSDFMESEKRQVLEFALLANEYQKTIYS; via the coding sequence ATGAAGTATCGCATATCACTAGAGAACATATTGGATCGAAAGCTTTTTGCTTCAGCGAAAGTCGTAGCTGGTCAAAAGGGGATGGACCGCCAAGTAAAGTGGGTTCACGTGTTTGAAACGATCGAAGTCCGAGGCAATTTGAAGGGCGGCGAATTAGTATTAGCAACAGGGTTTGGGTGGAAAGATGATGAAAGCCTGTTTCTGAATTTATTGGAACAAATGATTCAGCGGAACGTAGCGGGAATCTGCATAGAACTGGGAAGCTTCATTGATCACATATCGGAAGAAGCGATCCAGCTTGCTGATAAGCACGACTTTCCGATTATTATTTTTGAAGAAGAAGTTTCATTCGTGGACATTACTCAGGACATTCATGCGCACTTAATTAATCAACAATATGAATTAATCACGAATTTAGAAGACTACTCTCAACGCTTAAATAAGCGCCTGTTAAAGATTGATAACTATTTCGAAATTCTAAAAAACTTACAGCAATATGTGAACTGCCAGTTGATTTACATTGCAAAAGATCACAGGATCGTTACGATTCCAGCTATGAGAGAAAAAGAGAGGGAATCCATGCTTGCCAGTATCCAGAATTCCTCATCGAAACAACTGGTCAAACAGACCGTACAAGTATTTGAAAGGGAGTTTGCGACCATTTACTTAATATCCAGCTGCCGGGAATTCACTGAATTTGAATCCCTCCTTCTGGATCGTACAGCAACGGCTTTGGCCCAGTATTTATTGCGGGAACTCTACACAGAGGAAAAACGGAAGGCCAGGGAAACCGAATGGCTTCTTGAATGGCTGCAAGGTGAGCATAGTCCTGAAGAGATTAAAGACCACTTATCCTTTTACAAAATCCATCAGCCGGTTTCAGGAGCTGTCGTCCTGACGGTAAAATTAAAAATGGCAGAAGGCCGTGATAACAATTTAGACCTGGCGTACTTGAATATGCTGATTCATAACATTTTTGATCAAAATGGATATTTCGTTTTTGCCGTCGAAAAGCGTCATTTATTAACCTTTATTCTGCTCAATAAAAAAGGGGAAGAAGATTGGAAGATTAGAATTAAACGAGGAATTGAGCGATTGAAGAAAATCAGTCTGCTCAATGATTCAAGCATTGATTCGTTTCAAATAGCCGGAGGTAAATTTGTCAGGGAACTAAATCTTCTGCACGAGAGTTTTCAAACGGCTCAGGAAACCTTGTCGATTCAGAATAAAATGCCGGCTGGCCACTTTAAATATTTTTATGAGGATATGCACATGTATCGGCTGATCTCGCTCGTACATAAACATAGCAACTTAAACGGACTGGTGGAGGAGTATTTAGAGCCGATCATTCAATATGATCAGAAGCACAATGCGAACTTATTAGAAACCTTAAGGGTTTATTTATCCTGCAATGGGTCCAAAAAAGAAACAGCGGACAGAGTTTTCGTCGTTCGCCAAACCTTATATCACCGGCTTGAGAAACTGGAAAAACTGTTAGGATCCGACTTCATGGAATCGGAAAAAAGACAGGTCCTTGAGTTTGCACTGCTCGCCAATGAGTATCAAAAAACCATTTACAGCTAA